A genomic segment from Mastomys coucha isolate ucsf_1 unplaced genomic scaffold, UCSF_Mcou_1 pScaffold7, whole genome shotgun sequence encodes:
- the Pdlim7 gene encoding PDZ and LIM domain protein 7 isoform X6 yields the protein MDSFKVVLEGPAPWGFRLQGGKDFNVPLSISRLTPGGKAAQAGVAVGDWVLNIDGENAGGLTHIEAQNRIRACGERLSLGLSRAQPVQSKPQKVQTPDKQLLRQLVPDASKQRLMENTEDWRPRPGTGQSRSFRILAHLTGTEFMQDPDEEFMKKSREKYVLELQSPRYTRLRDWHHQRSAHVLNVQS from the exons ATGGATTCCTTCAAGGTGGTGCTGGAGGGGCCAGCCCCTTGGGGCTTCCGTCTGCAAGGGGGCAAGGACTTCAATGTGCCTCTCTCCATCTCGCGG CTCACTCCTGGAGGCAAAGCTGCACAGGCTGGTGTGGCCGTGGGAGACTGGGTCCTGAACATCGATGGCGAGAATGCAGGAGGCCTCACACACATTGAAGCCCAGAACAGGATCCGTGCCTGTGGGGAGCGCCTCAGCCTGGGTCTTAGCAG aGCCCAGCCTGTTCAGAGCAAACCACAGAAG GTGCAGACCCCTGACAA ACAGTTGCTCAGACAGCTGGTCCCCGATGCCAGCAAGCAGCGGCTGATGGAGAATACCGAAGATTGGCGACCACGGCCAGGGACAGGCCAGTCCCGCTCCTTCCGCATCCTTGCCCACCTCACGGGCACAGAGTTCA TGCAAGACCCGGATGAGGAATTCATGAAGAAGTCAAG gGAAAAGTATGTCCTGGAGCTACAGAGCCCACGCTATACACGCCTCCGGGACTGGCACCACCAGCGCTCTGCCCACGTGCTCAACGTGCAGTCATAG
- the Pdlim7 gene encoding PDZ and LIM domain protein 7 isoform X5, producing MDSFKVVLEGPAPWGFRLQGGKDFNVPLSISRLTPGGKAAQAGVAVGDWVLNIDGENAGGLTHIEAQNRIRACGERLSLGLSRAQPVQSKPQKALTPPADPPRYTFAPSASLNKTARPFGAPPPTDSTLPQNGQLLRQLVPDASKQRLMENTEDWRPRPGTGQSRSFRILAHLTGTEFMQDPDEEFMKKSREKYVLELQSPRYTRLRDWHHQRSAHVLNVQS from the exons ATGGATTCCTTCAAGGTGGTGCTGGAGGGGCCAGCCCCTTGGGGCTTCCGTCTGCAAGGGGGCAAGGACTTCAATGTGCCTCTCTCCATCTCGCGG CTCACTCCTGGAGGCAAAGCTGCACAGGCTGGTGTGGCCGTGGGAGACTGGGTCCTGAACATCGATGGCGAGAATGCAGGAGGCCTCACACACATTGAAGCCCAGAACAGGATCCGTGCCTGTGGGGAGCGCCTCAGCCTGGGTCTTAGCAG aGCCCAGCCTGTTCAGAGCAAACCACAGAAG GCCCTGACCCCTCCCGCCGACCCCCCGAGGTACACTTTTGCACCAAGCGCCTCCCTCAACAAGACGGCCCGGCCCTTTGGGGCACCCCCACCTACTGACAGCACCCTGCCGCAGAATGG ACAGTTGCTCAGACAGCTGGTCCCCGATGCCAGCAAGCAGCGGCTGATGGAGAATACCGAAGATTGGCGACCACGGCCAGGGACAGGCCAGTCCCGCTCCTTCCGCATCCTTGCCCACCTCACGGGCACAGAGTTCA TGCAAGACCCGGATGAGGAATTCATGAAGAAGTCAAG gGAAAAGTATGTCCTGGAGCTACAGAGCCCACGCTATACACGCCTCCGGGACTGGCACCACCAGCGCTCTGCCCACGTGCTCAACGTGCAGTCATAG
- the Dok3 gene encoding docking protein 3 yields the protein MESVETPVKDGIIYQQHMKFGKKCWRKMWALLYAGGPSGVARLESWDVRDGGLGPAGDRSTGPSRRGERRVIRLADCVSVLPVDGESCPRDTGAFLITTTERSHLLAAQHRQSWMEPICQLAFPGTGECSSGLAQAESPKRGFVPMEENSIYSSWQEVAEFPVLVQRTEATVRCQLKGPYLLVLGQDDIQLRETSKPQACFSWPYRFLRKFGSDKGVFSFEAGRRCDSGEGLFAFSSPRAPDICGAVAAAIARQRERLPELAMSPPCPLPRALSLPSLEPPGELREVASGFEPATSRKLPLTDPGPQSLPLLLSPTQEGTASGLYASVCKQTSKHAGTVEHLYENVCILEGSPGLSNGGPEAQEGPPGGRSPLGSPIYHNSEDLSWPGSAHDSNLEAQYRRLLELELGEAGGTGRPGAQTGIKAKLVTLLTRERKKGPTPCDRP from the exons ATGGAGTCTGTGGAGACCCCTGTCAAGGACGGCATCATCTACCAGCAGCACATGAAGTTTGGCAAG AAATGCTGGCGCAAAATGTGGGCTCTGCTGTATGCAGGGGGCCCATCAGGTGTAGCCCGGCTAGAAAGCTGGGATGTGCGAGATGGTGGCCTGGGACCAGCGGGCGACAGATCCACGGGCCCCAGCCGTCGAGGGGAACGCCGGGTCATCCGCTTGGCTGACTGTGTATCAGTTCTGCCGGTGGACGGCGAGAGCTGCCCCCGGGACACTGGGGCCTTCCTGATTACTACCACGGAGCGAAGCCACCTGCTGGCTGCACAGCACCGCCAGTCATGGATGGAGCCTATCTGCCAGCTGGCCTTCCCG GGCACCGGAGAATGTTCCTCAGGACTAGCACAGGCTGAGAGTCCAAAAAGGGGCTTTGTTCCCATGGAGGAGAACTCTATCTACTCCTCCTGGCAGGAAG TGGCTGAGTTTCCCGTGCTAGTGCAAAGGACAGAGGCCACCGTCCGCTGCCAGCTGAAAGGACCCTACCTCCTGGTGCTGGGCCAAGATGACATTCAGCTGCGGGAGACTTCCAAGCCCCAGGCCTGCTTTAGCTGGCCCTACCGTTTCCTGCGCAAGTTTGGCTCTGACAAG GGTGTGTTCTCTTTTGAGGCCGGCCGCCGCTGTGACTCCGGTGAGGGCCTTTTTGCCTTCAGTAGTCCCCGCGCACCAGACATATGTGGAGCTGTGGCAGCTGCCATCGCCCGCCAGCGGGAGCGTCTTCCAGAGTTGGCCAtgtccccaccctgccccctgcCTCGGGCCCTCTCCTTACCCTCCCTAGAGCCTCCTGGAGAGCTTCGGGAGGTGGCCTCAGGATTTGAGCCGGCCACTTCCAGAAAGCTGCCTCTAACTGATCCTGGGCCTCAAAGCCTACCACTGCTGCTCAGTCCCACACAAGAAGGGACGGCATCCGGTCTCTATGCATCTGTGTGCAAGCAGACCAGCAAGCACGCAGGCACTGTGGAGCATCTCTATGAGAACGTGTGCATACTGGAGGGCAGCCCTGGGCTGTCCAATGGTGGTCCTGAGGCCCAAGAGGGCCCTCCTGGTGGCCGCAGCCCCCTGGGCAGCCCCATCTACCATAACAGTGAGGATCTGAGTTGGCCTGGCTCGGCCCACGACAGCAATCTGGAAGCCCAGTACCGGAggctgctggagctggagctgggtgAGGCTGGAGGCACCGGGCGCCCTGGAGCACAGACAGGCATCAAGGCCAAGCTGGTAACCCTGCTGACCCGTGAACGGAAGAAGGGCCCCACCCCCTGTGACCGGCCCTGA
- the Ddx41 gene encoding probable ATP-dependent RNA helicase DDX41, protein MEESEPERKRARADEATAGGSRSEDDDEDDEDYVPYVPLRQRRQLLLQKLLQRRRKGATEEEQQDSGSEPRGDEDDIPLGPQSNVSLLDQHQHLKEKAEARKESAKEKQLKEEEKILESVAEGRALMSVKEMAKGITYDDPIKTSWTPPRYVLSMSEERHERVRKKHHILVEGDGIPPPIKSFKEMKFPAAILRGLKKKGILQPTPIQIQGIPTILSGRDMIGIAFTGSGKTLVFTLPVIMFCLEQEKRLPFSKREGPYGLIICPSRELARQTHGILEYYCRLLQEDSSPLLRCALCIGGMSVKEQMETIRHGVHMMVATPGRLMDLLQKKMVSLDICRYLALDEADRMIDMGFEGDIRTIFSYFKGQRQTLLFSATMPKKIQNFAKSALVKPVTINVGRAGAASLDVIQEVEYVKEEAKMVYLLECLQKTPPPVLIFAEKKADVDAIHEYLLLKGVEAVAIHGGKDQEERTKAIEAFREGKKDVLVATDVASKGLDFPAIQHVINYDMPEEIENYVHRIGRTGRSGNTGIATTFINKACDESVLMDLKALLLEAKQKVPPVLQVLHCGDESMLDIGGERGCAFCGGLGHRITDCPKLEAMQTKQVSNIGRKDYLAHSSMDF, encoded by the exons CTCCAGAAGCTGCTGCAGCGAAGACGCAAGGGAGCTACAGAGGAAGAGCAGCAGGACAGTGGCAGCGAGCCCCGAGGAGATGAGGACGACATCCCGCTGGGCCCTCAGTCCAATGTCAGCCTCCTGGATCAGCACCAGCACCTCAAAGAGAAGGCCGAAG CACGCAAGGAGTCTGCCAAGGAGaagcaactgaaggaagaagagaagattcTGGAGAGTGTGGCTGAAGGCCGAG CCTTGATGTCAGTGAAGGAAATGGCCAAAGGCATCACCTACGATGATCCAATCAAAACTAG TTGGACACCCCCACGTTATGTCCTGAGCATGTCTGAGGAGCGACATGAACGTGTTCGGAAAAAGCACCACATCCTGGTGGAGGGAGACGGTATCCCGCCACCCATAAAGAGCTTCAAGGAGATGAAGTTTCCTGCAG CTATCCTTCGAGGCCTGAAGAAAAAAGGCATCCTCCAGCCAACACCCATTCAGATCCAGGGCATCCCTACCAT TCTGTCTGGTCGGGACATGATTGGCATTGCCTTCACTGGGTCAGGCAAGACGCTGGTGTTCACACTGCCTGTCATCATGTTCTGCCTGGAACAAGAGAAGCGGTTGCCCTTCTCCAAGCGGGAAGGCCCTTATGGGCTCATCATCTGCCCCTCG CGAGAGCTGGCTCGGCAGACCCATGGCATCCTGGAGTATTACTGCCGTCTGCTGCAGGAAGACAGCTCACCCCTCCTTCGCTGTGCTCTCTGTATCGGGGGCATGTCGGTGAAGGAGCAGATGGAGACCATCCGACA TGGTGTGCACATGATGGTGGCCACACCGGGACGCCTCATGGATTTGCTGCAGAAGAAAATGGTCAGCCTAGACATCTGCCGCTACCTGGCCCTGGACGAGGCCGACCGCATGATTGACATGGGCTTCGAGGGTGACATCCGTACCATCTTCTCCTACTTCAAG GGCCAGCGGCAGACTCTGCTCTTCAGTGCCACCATGCCAAAGAAGATTCAAAACTTTGCCAAGAGTGCCCTGGTAAAGCCTGTCACCATCAACGTGGGCCGcgctggagcagccagcctggacgTCATCCAG GAGGTGGAGTATGTAAAGGAGGAAGCCAAGATGGTGTACCTGCTGGAGTGCTTGCAGAAGACGCCCCCACCT GTGCTCATCTttgcagagaagaaagcagatgtGGATGCCATTCACGAATACCTCCTGCTCAAGGGGGTTGAGGCTGTAGCCATTCATGGGGGCAAAG ACCAGGAAGAGCGGACCAAGGCCATTGAAGCATTCCGGGAAGGCAAAAAAGACGTCTTAGTGGCCACGGATGTGGCCTCTAAAGGGCTGGACTTTCCTGCCATCCAGCATGTCATCAACTATGACATGCCTGAAGAGATCGAGAATTATG TGCACCGAATTGGCCGCACTGGGCGTTCAGGAAACACAGGCATTGCTACCACCTTCATCAACAAGGCCTGCG ATGAGTCAGTGCTCATGGACCTCAAAGCCTTGTTGTTGGAGGCCAAGCAGAAGGTACCACCTGTTCTGCAAGTGTTGCACTGTGGAGATGAGTCCATGCTGGACATTGGAG gAGAACGGGGCTGTGCCTTCTGTGGAGGCCTCGGCCATCGGATCACTGACTGCCCCAAACTGGAAGCCATGCAGACCAAGCAAGTCAGCAACATTGGCCGCAAGGACTACCTGGCCCACAGCTCCATGGACTTCTGA